From the Candidatus Methylomirabilota bacterium genome, one window contains:
- a CDS encoding CoA transferase, which yields MLPLTGIKVVEIAQNLAGPMAAEILAHLGADVVKIERPDGDDARRWGPPFWKGVSPAFLAVNANKRSMTLDLKDARAVAWLTEFIGGVDVLVQNLRPGALEELGLGPEVLVARYPRLIYCSLWAFGRTGPRRLKSGYEPMVQAFSGLMMMNGDEGGPPTRIGTSVLDYGSGMWTAIGALAGLVQRERTGRGCVVDASLFETGLAWLKGHFASFRVSGEVPERHRTGSHRVVPFQAFDTKTGPIIITVGSDRLFARLAGVLGRPEWITDPRFATNAARVVSRAELIPEIERILLTRTKGEWIDLLEAAGVPCAPINTLPEAVTEPQAEAIGMIQRVPGDEYELVALPLSFDGVRPGIRRAPPRPGEHTGELMGP from the coding sequence ATGCTTCCGCTGACCGGGATCAAGGTCGTCGAGATCGCGCAGAACCTCGCCGGGCCCATGGCCGCGGAGATCCTCGCGCACCTGGGCGCGGACGTCGTGAAGATCGAGCGCCCCGACGGGGACGATGCGCGGCGCTGGGGTCCGCCGTTCTGGAAGGGGGTGTCACCGGCGTTCCTCGCAGTCAACGCCAACAAGCGCTCCATGACGCTCGATCTCAAGGACGCCCGCGCAGTGGCCTGGCTGACCGAGTTCATCGGCGGGGTAGACGTGCTCGTCCAGAACCTGCGGCCGGGCGCGCTCGAGGAGCTCGGCCTCGGTCCCGAGGTCCTGGTGGCTCGTTACCCGCGGCTCATTTACTGTTCGCTCTGGGCCTTCGGGCGCACGGGGCCGCGCCGCCTCAAGTCGGGGTACGAGCCCATGGTCCAGGCGTTCTCTGGCCTCATGATGATGAATGGCGACGAGGGGGGCCCGCCGACCCGCATCGGCACCTCGGTCCTCGACTACGGGAGCGGGATGTGGACGGCCATCGGCGCCCTGGCCGGTCTGGTCCAGCGGGAGCGCACGGGACGCGGGTGCGTCGTCGACGCCTCGCTCTTCGAGACCGGTCTCGCCTGGCTCAAGGGTCACTTCGCGAGCTTTCGCGTGTCCGGCGAGGTGCCCGAGCGCCACCGGACCGGCAGTCACCGCGTCGTTCCCTTCCAGGCCTTCGACACCAAGACCGGGCCCATCATCATCACGGTCGGCAGCGACCGGCTCTTCGCCAGGCTCGCCGGGGTCCTGGGTCGTCCCGAGTGGATCACCGATCCGCGCTTCGCCACCAATGCGGCGCGCGTCGTCAGCCGGGCCGAGTTGATCCCGGAGATCGAGCGGATCCTGCTCACCCGCACCAAGGGCGAGTGGATCGATCTCCTGGAAGCCGCGGGGGTGCCGTGCGCCCCGATCAACACCCTGCCCGAGGCGGTCACCGAGCCCCAGGCGGAGGCCATCGGAATGATCCAGCGCGTGCCCGGTGACGAATACGAACTCGTGGCCCTGCCGCTCTCCTTCGACGGCGTGCGTCCGGGCATTCGCCGGGCGCCGCCGCGCCCCGGGGAGCACACCGGAGAGCTGATGGGCCCCTGA
- a CDS encoding acyl-CoA dehydrogenase family protein has product MNELRAILADTCARLFGDRVSPELIQAAEKGVWPAALWQALEENGLTLPQVPEARGGAGGTWRDAQVVLTAAGRHAAPVPLAETMVGAWLLAEAGLDVPVGPLTVAPVRPEDRLALARDGSGWRLDGTARRVPWGIAAGHVVVAADDGGRPVIALMARGAARGEPDTNLALEPRDTLTWHRAPVVAAAPAGEGAAGDPVRALRLGGALVRSAQMAGGLEYLLAQSVSYVTQRKQFGRPLAAFQAIQHQLALLAGHAAAAGIATQHAFRAMERGRAAFEVAVAKIRVGEAAGLGAGIAHQCHGAIGFTYEHSLHFVTRRLWSWRAEFGAESHWAMELGREVAARPADALWPYVTSR; this is encoded by the coding sequence ATGAACGAGCTGCGGGCGATCCTCGCCGACACGTGCGCGCGGCTCTTCGGGGACCGGGTCTCCCCGGAGCTGATCCAGGCCGCCGAGAAGGGCGTGTGGCCCGCGGCGCTGTGGCAGGCGCTGGAGGAGAACGGGCTCACGCTCCCGCAGGTCCCCGAGGCGCGCGGCGGCGCGGGTGGCACCTGGCGCGACGCCCAGGTCGTGCTCACCGCCGCCGGGCGCCACGCCGCGCCGGTCCCTCTGGCCGAGACGATGGTCGGGGCCTGGCTCCTCGCGGAGGCCGGTCTCGATGTGCCCGTGGGACCCCTCACGGTGGCGCCGGTGCGGCCGGAGGATCGCCTCGCCCTCGCGCGCGACGGCTCGGGCTGGCGCCTCGACGGCACCGCCCGGCGCGTCCCCTGGGGGATCGCGGCCGGCCACGTCGTCGTGGCCGCCGACGATGGCGGCCGGCCGGTGATCGCCCTGATGGCCCGCGGCGCAGCCCGGGGCGAGCCCGATACCAACCTGGCCCTCGAGCCTCGCGACACGCTCACCTGGCACCGCGCCCCCGTGGTCGCCGCGGCACCGGCCGGCGAGGGCGCGGCCGGGGATCCGGTGCGTGCGCTGCGGCTCGGGGGCGCGCTCGTACGCTCGGCCCAGATGGCGGGTGGCCTCGAATACCTCCTCGCGCAGTCGGTCAGCTACGTGACCCAGCGGAAGCAGTTCGGCCGCCCGCTGGCGGCCTTCCAGGCCATCCAGCATCAGCTGGCCCTCCTGGCCGGGCACGCGGCCGCCGCGGGCATCGCGACCCAGCACGCCTTTCGCGCCATGGAGCGGGGCCGGGCGGCCTTCGAGGTCGCGGTGGCGAAGATCCGCGTCGGCGAGGCGGCCGGCCTCGGGGCCGGCATCGCCCACCAGTGCCATGGGGCCATCGGCTTCACCTACGAGCATTCCTTGCATTTCGTCACCCGTCGGCTCTGGTCGTGGCGCGCCGAGTTCGGCGCCGAGAGCCACTGGGCGATGGAGCTGGGACGGGAGGTGGCGGCGCGGCCTGCCGACGCGCTCTGGCCGTACGTCACCTCGCGATGA
- a CDS encoding ABC transporter permease subunit, translating into SVVIETVYSLPGIGRLLAAAVLRRDYPMIQGGLLVTAAGFVLLNLLIDVLYGYLDPRVRYERG; encoded by the coding sequence GGTCCGTGGTGATCGAGACCGTGTACTCGCTGCCGGGGATCGGTCGGCTTCTGGCGGCGGCCGTCCTCCGCCGTGACTACCCCATGATCCAGGGCGGCCTCCTGGTGACGGCGGCCGGCTTCGTGCTGCTGAACCTGCTGATCGACGTCCTGTACGGCTACCTCGACCCCCGCGTGCGCTATGAGCGGGGGTAG
- a CDS encoding acyl-CoA dehydrogenase family protein, protein MATFSFELCELPPETQALREEVREFLRAELSGQGGSRRARSWGGFDRAFTRKMAARGWIGMTFPKRYGGHERTALERYVVLEETLAAGAPVSAHWVADRQSGPLLLRFGTEAQRQRFLPGICRGELAFAIGMSEPDSGSDLASIRTRAQRAPGGYRVDGTKIWTSNAHLCDYAIALFRTAVVPDKKHEGLSQFLVELGSPGISIRPIIDLSGGHHFNEVHFEDVFVPDDMLVGTEGEGWKQVTTELAFERSGPERYLSSIQLLIELIREVGPEPGERAAVLIGRLTAHLTTLRQMSLSVAGMLQTGQNPNLEAAVVKEVGTTFEQEIPEAVHALTGAEPRLGSGSEFEQTLGYLVEHAPSFSLRGGTREVLRGIIARGLGLR, encoded by the coding sequence ATGGCGACCTTCAGCTTCGAGCTGTGCGAGCTGCCACCGGAGACGCAGGCCCTCCGGGAGGAGGTGCGCGAGTTCCTCCGCGCCGAGCTGTCCGGGCAGGGAGGATCCAGGCGCGCGCGCTCCTGGGGCGGCTTCGACCGCGCCTTCACGCGGAAGATGGCGGCGCGCGGCTGGATCGGCATGACCTTTCCGAAGCGATATGGCGGTCACGAGCGCACGGCGCTGGAGCGCTACGTCGTTCTGGAGGAGACGCTGGCCGCCGGCGCTCCGGTCTCCGCCCACTGGGTAGCCGACCGGCAGAGTGGCCCCCTCCTCCTGCGCTTCGGCACCGAGGCCCAGCGCCAGCGCTTCCTGCCCGGAATCTGCCGCGGCGAGCTCGCCTTCGCCATCGGCATGAGCGAGCCCGACTCGGGCTCCGACCTGGCCTCGATCCGCACCCGGGCTCAGCGCGCGCCCGGGGGCTACCGCGTCGACGGCACCAAGATCTGGACGAGCAATGCCCACCTCTGCGACTACGCCATCGCCCTCTTCCGTACCGCAGTGGTGCCCGACAAGAAGCACGAGGGCCTGTCCCAGTTCCTCGTCGAGCTCGGGTCACCGGGCATCAGCATCCGGCCCATCATCGACCTGTCGGGCGGCCATCACTTCAACGAGGTCCACTTCGAGGACGTCTTCGTGCCCGACGACATGCTGGTGGGCACCGAAGGGGAGGGCTGGAAGCAGGTCACCACCGAGCTCGCCTTCGAGCGGAGCGGCCCGGAGCGCTATCTCTCCTCCATCCAGCTCCTGATCGAGCTGATCCGAGAGGTGGGACCGGAGCCGGGCGAACGGGCGGCGGTGCTCATCGGCCGCCTCACCGCTCATCTGACCACGCTGCGCCAGATGTCGCTCTCGGTCGCGGGCATGCTCCAGACGGGGCAAAACCCCAACCTGGAGGCGGCGGTCGTGAAGGAGGTCGGGACCACGTTCGAGCAGGAGATCCCGGAAGCGGTCCACGCGCTCACCGGGGCCGAGCCGCGGCTCGGTTCGGGCAGCGAGTTCGAGCAGACGCTGGGCTACCTGGTGGAGCACGCGCCGTCGTTCTCGCTCCGCGGCGGCACCCGCGAGGTGCTGCGCGGCATCATCGCCCGCGGCCTGGGTCTCCGATGA
- a CDS encoding ABC transporter permease, translating into MSGGRTIAIGWAAPDGALARVRRSRVVWRLRRHRSFVVGFALFALVLALALLADVIAPSAPDQMQFRHRFTPPTRQFWLGTDNFGRDILSRVVYGARLSLEIGFGVMVMTGVGGTLIGAAAGYFRELDNGLMRCMDALMAFPAVLLAIGITAALGPSMLNAMIALTAVYTPRTARIVRASVLVIRELDYVQSALALGVGQWRILLRHVLPNSLAPLIVQLTFIFAYAVLTEAVLSFLGMGPQPPTPTWGNAIAEGRNYVREAPWIALFPGLAIAITVLGLNLLGDGLRDALDPRMKVQPG; encoded by the coding sequence ATGAGCGGGGGTAGGACCATCGCGATCGGGTGGGCGGCGCCCGACGGCGCCCTCGCCCGCGTGCGGCGCTCGCGGGTCGTGTGGCGGCTCAGGCGTCATCGATCGTTCGTGGTCGGGTTCGCGCTGTTCGCGCTCGTGCTCGCCCTCGCGCTTCTGGCCGACGTCATCGCGCCGTCGGCGCCGGACCAGATGCAGTTTCGCCACCGCTTCACGCCGCCGACCCGCCAGTTCTGGCTCGGGACGGACAACTTCGGGCGTGACATCCTGAGCCGAGTCGTCTACGGCGCCCGGCTTTCGCTCGAGATCGGCTTCGGCGTCATGGTCATGACCGGCGTGGGCGGGACCCTGATCGGCGCCGCAGCCGGCTATTTCCGCGAGCTCGACAACGGGCTGATGCGGTGCATGGATGCGTTGATGGCGTTTCCGGCCGTCCTGCTGGCGATCGGGATCACGGCCGCCCTCGGACCGTCGATGCTGAACGCCATGATCGCCCTGACCGCGGTCTACACGCCCCGAACGGCGCGGATCGTCCGAGCGTCGGTCCTCGTGATCCGCGAGCTGGACTACGTGCAGTCAGCCCTCGCCCTGGGCGTCGGGCAATGGCGGATCCTGCTGCGGCACGTGCTGCCGAACAGCCTCGCGCCACTGATCGTCCAGCTCACGTTCATCTTCGCGTACGCCGTGCTGACGGAGGCGGTGCTGTCGTTTCTGGGCATGGGGCCGCAGCCGCCGACCCCGACCTGGGGCAACGCGATCGCCGAAGGCCGCAACTACGTACGCGAGGCGCCCTGGATCGCGCTCTTCCCGGGGCTCGCCATCGCCATCACCGTCCTCGGCCTCAACCTGCTCGGAGACGGCCTCCGCGACGCGCTGGATCCCCGGATGAAGGTCCAGCCAGGATAG